From the genome of Staphylococcus haemolyticus, one region includes:
- the accB gene encoding acetyl-CoA carboxylase biotin carboxyl carrier protein — translation MNFKEIKELIEILDQSSLTEINIEDNKGSVVNLKKQKETEIITPQYTQQAPLAPATSTMATPNQSATESPVPQNNDQIDKDDSSYQTINAPMVGTFYKSPSPEEDAYVQVGDKVTNESTVCILEAMKLFNEIQAEVSGEIVEILVEDGQMVEYGQPLFKVK, via the coding sequence ATGAATTTTAAAGAAATAAAAGAATTAATCGAAATTCTTGATCAATCAAGTTTAACTGAAATTAATATTGAAGATAACAAAGGTAGTGTAGTCAACCTAAAAAAACAGAAAGAGACAGAAATAATCACACCACAATATACACAACAAGCACCATTAGCACCAGCAACATCAACGATGGCAACACCAAATCAAAGTGCAACAGAATCACCTGTTCCACAAAATAATGATCAAATCGATAAAGATGATTCATCATATCAAACAATCAATGCACCTATGGTGGGTACATTTTATAAATCGCCATCTCCAGAAGAAGATGCATATGTTCAAGTCGGAGATAAAGTTACCAATGAATCTACAGTGTGCATCTTAGAAGCAATGAAATTATTTAATGAAATACAAGCTGAAGTTTCTGGAGAAATAGTTGAAATATTAGTAGAAGACGGACAAATGGTAGAGTATGGCCAACCGTTATTTAAGGTGAAATAA
- a CDS encoding Asp23/Gls24 family envelope stress response protein, whose product MVKVADYSNSNLGKIEIAPEVISVVASIAVSEVEGVTGHFSELKNSNIEKISRKNLNRNLKIDVKEDGIQIDVYCSIKHGINISKFASKIQTSIFNSIKTMTAIEPKEINVHIMHITVE is encoded by the coding sequence ATGGTTAAAGTAGCAGATTATTCAAATTCAAACTTAGGTAAAATTGAAATTGCACCTGAAGTTATTTCTGTAGTTGCAAGTATAGCTGTTTCAGAGGTAGAAGGGGTAACTGGACATTTTTCAGAATTGAAAAATAGTAACATTGAAAAAATAAGTCGTAAAAACCTCAATAGAAATTTAAAAATTGATGTTAAAGAAGATGGCATTCAAATTGATGTATATTGCTCTATTAAGCACGGTATAAATATTTCAAAATTTGCAAGTAAAATTCAAACATCTATTTTCAACTCAATTAAAACAATGACTGCTATTGAGCCAAAAGAAATTAACGTTCACATCATGCATATTACTGTCGAATAA
- a CDS encoding lipoate--protein ligase family protein codes for MTETWNFINTGSHDPYYNMAMDEALLNFVSRGEIDPVVRFYTWNPATLSVGYFQRLKKEIDIDKVNEKGFGLVRRQTGGRGVLHDKELTYSVIVSEEHPNMPSTVTEAYRVISEGLLEGFKLLGFEAYFAIPRSKEEREKLKQPRSAVCFDAPSWYELVVEGRKIAGSAQTRQKGVILQHGSLLQDVNVDELFDMFIFKNDRLKDKMKKAFVDKAVAINDISDRHISIEEMEKAFEEGFKKGLNIEFKPLTLSDEQIKEVKELEEKYRSDEWLYKK; via the coding sequence ATGACAGAGACATGGAATTTTATAAATACAGGAAGCCATGATCCATATTATAATATGGCAATGGATGAAGCACTCTTAAACTTCGTATCAAGAGGGGAAATTGACCCTGTTGTCAGATTTTACACTTGGAATCCTGCAACGTTATCTGTAGGGTATTTTCAAAGATTAAAGAAAGAAATTGACATTGATAAAGTTAATGAAAAAGGATTTGGATTAGTAAGAAGACAAACTGGTGGTAGAGGGGTTCTTCATGATAAAGAATTAACATATAGTGTTATTGTTTCGGAAGAACATCCTAATATGCCTTCTACCGTAACTGAAGCATATCGTGTCATTTCAGAAGGATTACTTGAAGGATTTAAATTATTAGGTTTTGAAGCATATTTTGCGATTCCACGTTCCAAAGAAGAACGAGAAAAATTAAAACAACCTCGAAGTGCTGTTTGTTTTGATGCACCTAGTTGGTATGAATTAGTTGTTGAAGGTAGAAAAATTGCAGGAAGCGCTCAAACTAGACAAAAAGGCGTTATTTTACAACATGGTTCCTTATTACAAGATGTTAACGTTGATGAGCTTTTCGATATGTTCATTTTTAAAAATGATCGTCTAAAAGATAAGATGAAAAAAGCGTTTGTTGATAAAGCTGTAGCGATTAATGATATTTCTGATAGACATATATCAATTGAAGAAATGGAAAAAGCATTTGAAGAAGGATTTAAAAAGGGGTTAAACATAGAATTCAAACCACTTACTTTATCAGATGAACAAATAAAAGAAGTAAAAGAATTAGAAGAAAAATATCGTTCTGATGAATGGTTATATAAAAAATAA
- the accC gene encoding acetyl-CoA carboxylase biotin carboxylase subunit has product MKKILIANRGEIAVRIIRACHDLGIQTVAIYSEGDKDALHTQIADEAYCVGPTQSKDSYLNIPNILSIATSTGCDGIHPGYGFLAENGDFAELCEACQLKFIGPSYESIQKMGIKDIAKAEMIAANVPVVPGSDGLVTTISDAKQIAKEIGYPVIIKATAGGGGKGIRVARTEKELENGYRMTQQEAETAFGNGGLYLEKFIENFRHIEIQIIGDQHGNVIHLGERDCTIQRRMQKLVEESPSPILSDEQREEMGNAAIRAAKAVNYENAGTIEFIYDLNDNQFYFMEMNTRIQVEHPVTEMVTGIDLVKLQLKVAMGEALPYTQEDITINGHAIEYRINAENPYKNFMPSPGKITQYLAPGGYGVRIESACYTNYTIPPYYDSMVAKLIVHEPTRDEAIMTGLRALSEYLILGIDTTIPFHLKLMNNDIFRSGSFNTNFLEQYNIMDDEE; this is encoded by the coding sequence ATGAAAAAAATCTTAATCGCTAATCGTGGAGAAATTGCGGTTAGAATCATTAGAGCTTGTCATGATTTAGGCATACAAACTGTTGCCATTTATTCTGAGGGAGACAAAGACGCGTTACATACTCAAATTGCTGATGAAGCATATTGCGTTGGTCCAACTCAGTCTAAAGATTCTTATTTGAACATTCCAAATATATTATCAATTGCGACTTCAACTGGTTGTGATGGTATTCATCCAGGTTATGGCTTTTTAGCTGAGAATGGTGATTTTGCAGAGCTGTGTGAAGCATGCCAATTGAAATTTATCGGTCCTAGCTATGAGTCTATCCAAAAAATGGGCATCAAAGACATTGCAAAAGCAGAAATGATTGCAGCTAATGTCCCAGTTGTTCCAGGTAGTGATGGGCTAGTTACAACCATTTCGGATGCAAAACAAATTGCTAAAGAAATTGGATATCCAGTAATTATTAAAGCTACTGCAGGTGGTGGTGGAAAAGGTATACGAGTGGCTAGAACAGAGAAAGAGCTTGAGAATGGCTATCGTATGACTCAACAAGAAGCAGAAACTGCTTTTGGTAATGGCGGTCTTTACCTTGAAAAATTTATTGAGAACTTCCGTCACATTGAAATTCAAATTATTGGAGATCAACATGGAAATGTCATTCATCTCGGAGAAAGAGATTGTACGATTCAAAGACGCATGCAAAAGTTAGTCGAAGAATCTCCATCTCCTATTTTATCTGATGAACAACGTGAAGAGATGGGTAATGCAGCTATAAGAGCTGCAAAAGCAGTTAATTATGAAAATGCAGGTACTATTGAATTTATATATGATTTAAATGATAATCAATTTTATTTTATGGAAATGAATACACGTATTCAAGTTGAACATCCTGTCACTGAAATGGTTACTGGCATTGATTTAGTAAAATTACAACTAAAAGTTGCGATGGGTGAAGCACTCCCATACACTCAAGAAGATATTACTATCAATGGTCATGCAATAGAATACCGTATAAATGCTGAAAATCCATATAAGAACTTCATGCCATCTCCTGGTAAAATCACACAATACCTAGCTCCAGGCGGATATGGTGTAAGAATTGAATCAGCTTGTTATACAAATTATACAATTCCTCCATATTATGATTCTATGGTAGCTAAACTCATTGTTCATGAACCAACGCGTGATGAAGCAATTATGACTGGTCTTAGAGCATTAAGTGAGTATTTAATTTTAGGAATCGATACAACAATTCCTTTCCATTTAAAACTTATGAATAATGATATATTTAGAAGTGGATCTTTTAATACTAACTTCTTAGAACAATATAATATTATGGATGACGAGGAGTAG
- a CDS encoding rhodanese-like domain-containing protein: MNVSLIIALAIIVIIILYMLGNWFMNKRAVTELEQNEFHKGLRKAQVIDVREKVDYDYGHINGARNIPISMFSQRYQGLRKDQPIYLCDANGVAGYRAARILKKNGYKDIYMLKGGYKKWTGKIKTKK, from the coding sequence ATGAATGTATCTTTGATTATAGCTTTAGCTATTATAGTCATAATTATTTTATATATGCTTGGAAATTGGTTTATGAATAAACGAGCAGTCACTGAACTTGAGCAGAATGAATTTCACAAAGGTTTAAGAAAAGCTCAAGTGATTGATGTTCGTGAGAAAGTAGACTATGATTACGGACATATTAATGGCGCTCGTAACATTCCAATATCAATGTTTAGTCAAAGATATCAAGGTTTACGTAAAGATCAACCTATTTATCTTTGTGATGCAAACGGTGTCGCAGGGTATCGTGCAGCACGTATCCTTAAAAAAAATGGCTATAAAGATATTTATATGTTAAAAGGTGGATACAAAAAATGGACAGGTAAGATTAAAACTAAAAAATAA
- a CDS encoding M24 family metallopeptidase, protein MNKLAKVQDLLDVQQLDALVILSDYNRRYLSDFTGTSGALIISKNNYQLITDFRYIEQATNQATKFNIIKRSGGLIEAIVEIINHEQFNHVGFEGHLVSYDTYQTLDQSKAKLISIGNEIEKIREIKTPEEIEKIKYAAKIVDDTYNYVLDIAKVGMTERELKSKLEAKMLELGADGPSFDTIVASGYRGALPHGVASDKVIEQGDMITLDFGAYYRGYCSDITRTFAIGEPDSKMKDIYNIVLNSQIKAINEIKAGMTVAEADALSRDYIESHGYREAFGHSLGHGIGLDIHEGPLLSKNAKGIIQVNNCVTIEPGIYVDGLGGVRIEDDILITENGCEVFTKCTKDLIIL, encoded by the coding sequence ATGAATAAATTAGCAAAAGTTCAAGACTTACTAGATGTTCAACAATTGGATGCTTTAGTTATTTTATCAGATTATAATCGTAGATATTTATCAGATTTCACTGGTACAAGTGGTGCATTAATAATTTCAAAAAATAACTATCAATTAATTACTGATTTTCGATATATTGAACAAGCAACTAATCAAGCAACTAAATTTAACATCATCAAACGCAGTGGTGGTTTAATTGAAGCGATTGTAGAAATTATTAATCATGAACAATTTAATCATGTTGGTTTTGAAGGACACTTAGTGAGTTATGATACATACCAAACATTAGATCAATCGAAAGCTAAATTAATCTCTATTGGAAATGAGATTGAAAAAATCAGAGAAATAAAGACACCCGAAGAGATAGAAAAGATTAAATACGCTGCTAAAATAGTTGATGATACATATAACTATGTATTAGATATTGCAAAGGTTGGAATGACTGAAAGAGAATTAAAAAGTAAATTAGAAGCTAAAATGTTAGAATTAGGCGCAGATGGCCCTTCATTTGACACAATTGTAGCATCTGGTTATAGAGGCGCTTTACCTCATGGTGTAGCAAGTGATAAAGTCATAGAGCAAGGCGATATGATTACGCTTGATTTTGGGGCATACTATAGAGGATATTGCTCTGATATAACAAGAACATTTGCTATAGGGGAACCTGACTCTAAGATGAAAGATATTTATAACATTGTTCTCAATTCCCAAATTAAAGCAATCAACGAAATAAAAGCTGGAATGACTGTAGCTGAGGCTGACGCGTTATCAAGAGACTATATTGAATCTCATGGTTATCGGGAGGCATTCGGTCACTCTCTTGGACATGGAATTGGATTAGACATTCATGAAGGACCATTATTATCTAAAAATGCAAAGGGTATAATACAAGTAAATAATTGTGTTACTATTGAACCAGGTATTTATGTTGATGGTCTTGGTGGCGTACGTATAGAAGATGATATTTTAATAACTGAAAATGGTTGTGAAGTCTTTACTAAATGTACAAAAGACCTTATTATTTTATAG
- the efp gene encoding elongation factor P: MISVNDFKTGLTISVDNGIWKVIDFQHVKPGKGSAFVRSKLRNLRTGAIQEKTFRAGEKVEQAMIENRRMQYLYADGDNHVFMDNETFDQTELSADYLKDELKYLKANMEVQIQSYEGETIGVELPKTVELEVTETEPGIKGDTATGATKSATVETGYTLNVPLFVNEGDVLVINTSDGSYISRA; encoded by the coding sequence ATGATTTCGGTTAATGATTTTAAAACAGGTTTAACAATTTCAGTAGATAATGGCATTTGGAAAGTTATCGATTTCCAACATGTAAAACCAGGTAAAGGTTCTGCATTTGTACGTTCTAAATTACGTAATTTAAGAACAGGTGCAATTCAAGAGAAGACATTTAGAGCTGGGGAAAAAGTTGAACAAGCAATGATTGAAAATCGTCGTATGCAATATTTATATGCTGATGGAGATAATCATGTATTCATGGATAATGAGACGTTTGATCAAACTGAATTATCAGCTGATTATTTAAAAGATGAATTAAAATATTTAAAAGCTAACATGGAAGTTCAAATCCAATCATATGAAGGTGAAACAATCGGAGTTGAACTACCTAAAACTGTTGAATTAGAAGTTACTGAAACTGAGCCAGGTATCAAAGGTGATACTGCCACTGGAGCAACTAAATCAGCTACAGTTGAAACAGGTTATACTTTAAATGTACCTTTATTCGTTAATGAAGGTGATGTATTAGTTATCAACACTAGCGACGGAAGCTATATCTCAAGAGCTTAG
- the nusB gene encoding transcription antitermination factor NusB gives MSRKESRMQAFQTLFQLEMKDTELTINEAINFIKDDEPELDFDFIHWLVTGVKDHEPVLDDTIKPHLKDWSLQRLLKTDRIILRMATFELLHSDTPPKVIINEAVELAKQFSDDEHYKFINGVLSNIK, from the coding sequence ATGAGTCGTAAAGAATCAAGAATGCAAGCATTTCAAACTTTGTTTCAGTTAGAAATGAAAGACACAGAATTAACAATCAATGAAGCCATTAATTTCATAAAAGATGATGAGCCTGAATTAGACTTTGATTTTATACATTGGTTAGTAACAGGTGTTAAAGATCATGAGCCAGTTCTAGATGATACTATTAAGCCACATCTTAAAGATTGGTCACTTCAACGTTTATTAAAAACAGACCGAATAATATTACGAATGGCTACATTTGAATTATTGCATAGTGATACACCACCAAAAGTAATCATTAATGAAGCTGTAGAATTAGCAAAGCAATTTAGCGACGATGAGCATTATAAATTTATAAATGGTGTGTTGAGTAACATAAAATAA
- a CDS encoding SA1362 family protein, whose translation MKNILFYLVILIAAIGLILNLNVFMMSFAKTIFTFLIIALIIYLIYYFFFLTEDQRKYRRAARKYKKRNRK comes from the coding sequence TTGAAAAATATATTGTTTTATTTAGTAATTTTAATTGCTGCAATTGGCTTGATTTTGAATTTAAATGTATTTATGATGTCTTTTGCTAAAACGATTTTCACCTTTTTAATCATTGCGTTAATTATTTATTTAATATACTATTTCTTTTTCTTAACTGAAGATCAACGTAAATATAGAAGAGCAGCAAGAAAATATAAAAAGAGAAATAGAAAATAA
- the gcvPA gene encoding aminomethyl-transferring glycine dehydrogenase subunit GcvPA, whose translation MSHRYIPLTEKDKKEMLDKIGASSINELFGDVPKDILLNRDLNIASGEAETSLLRRLNTVANKNVTKETHASFLGAGVYDHYAPAIVDAMISRSEFYTAYTPYQPEISQGELQAIFEFQTLICELTDMDVANSSMYDGITSFAEACILAFNHTKKNKIVVSKGLHYQALQVLKTYVKVREEFEIVEVDLDGTITDLEKLEQAVDDETAAVAVQYPNFYGSVEDLEKIQSFIEGKKALFIVYANPLALGLLTPPGSFGADIVVGDTQPFGIPTQFGGPHCGYFATTKKLMRKVPGRLVGQTQDDEGNRGFVLTLQAREQHIRRDKATSNICSNQALNALASSIAMSALGKQGIYDIAVQNLEHANYAKNQFKDNGFEVLDGTSFNEFVVKFDQPIKDINKKLAEHGFIGGFDLGEASADFENHMLIAVTELRTKDEIDTFVKKAGELNGSK comes from the coding sequence GTGAGTCATCGTTATATACCATTAACTGAAAAAGATAAAAAAGAAATGCTAGATAAAATTGGCGCAAGTTCAATTAATGAATTGTTCGGAGATGTGCCTAAAGATATTTTATTAAATAGAGATTTAAATATTGCTAGTGGTGAAGCTGAAACTTCTTTATTAAGAAGACTTAATACAGTTGCAAATAAAAACGTAACTAAAGAAACTCATGCATCTTTCCTAGGTGCTGGCGTTTATGACCATTATGCTCCAGCTATTGTAGATGCAATGATTTCACGTTCTGAATTCTATACAGCATATACACCGTATCAACCAGAAATTTCACAAGGTGAATTACAAGCGATTTTTGAATTCCAAACATTGATTTGTGAATTAACAGATATGGATGTAGCTAACTCATCTATGTATGATGGTATTACTAGTTTTGCTGAAGCTTGTATCTTAGCATTCAATCATACTAAGAAAAATAAAATTGTAGTATCTAAAGGTCTTCATTATCAAGCACTTCAAGTGTTAAAAACTTACGTTAAAGTTAGAGAAGAATTTGAAATTGTTGAAGTTGATTTAGATGGAACAATTACAGACTTAGAAAAATTAGAACAGGCTGTAGACGATGAAACTGCTGCAGTAGCAGTTCAATATCCTAACTTCTATGGTTCAGTGGAAGACTTAGAAAAAATCCAATCATTTATTGAAGGCAAAAAAGCATTATTTATCGTTTATGCTAATCCATTAGCATTAGGCCTATTGACACCTCCAGGTTCATTTGGTGCTGATATTGTAGTAGGAGACACACAACCATTTGGTATACCAACACAATTTGGTGGACCACACTGTGGTTATTTCGCAACTACAAAAAAATTAATGCGTAAAGTGCCTGGTAGATTAGTAGGACAAACACAAGATGATGAAGGTAACCGTGGATTCGTTCTAACTTTACAAGCCCGTGAACAACATATTCGTCGTGATAAAGCCACTTCTAATATCTGTTCAAACCAAGCATTAAACGCACTTGCATCATCAATTGCTATGTCAGCTCTTGGTAAACAAGGTATTTACGACATTGCAGTTCAAAACTTAGAACACGCAAATTATGCTAAAAATCAATTTAAAGACAATGGTTTTGAAGTGCTTGATGGTACTTCATTCAATGAATTTGTTGTCAAATTCGATCAACCAATCAAAGATATAAATAAAAAATTAGCAGAACATGGATTTATTGGAGGCTTTGATTTAGGTGAAGCCTCAGCAGATTTCGAAAATCATATGTTAATTGCTGTTACTGAATTAAGAACTAAAGATGAAATTGATACATTTGTTAAGAAAGCTGGTGAGCTAAATGGTAGTAAGTAA
- the gcvPB gene encoding aminomethyl-transferring glycine dehydrogenase subunit GcvPB: MVVSKSSPLIFERSREGRYAYSLPQSDIKTDSVESILDDKFIRKNKAEFPEVAELDLVRHYTELSNKNFGVDSGFYPLGSCTMKYNPKINEKVARIPGFAESHPLQEEEQVQGSLEIVYSLQEELKEITGMDEVTLQPAAGAHGEWTALMIFKAYHLDNGEGHRDEVIVPDSAHGTNPASASFAGFKAVTVKSNERGEVDIEDLKRVVNENTAAIMLTNPNTLGIFEKNIMEIREIVHEAGGLLYYDGANLNAIMDKVRPGDMGFDAVHLNLHKTFTGPHGGGGPGSGPVGVKKELASYLPKPMVIKDGDTFKYDNDIKNSIGRVKPFYGNFGIYLRAYTYIRTMGAEGLREVSEAAVLNANYIKASLKDHYEIPYEQYCKHEFVLSGSKQKEHGVRTLDMAKRLLDFGVHPPTIYFPLNVEEGMMIEPTETESKETLDYFIDAMIQIAEEAKNDPDKVLEAPHSTIIDRLDETTAARKPVLKFDNLHEEKE, encoded by the coding sequence ATGGTAGTAAGTAAGTCAAGTCCATTAATTTTTGAAAGATCTAGAGAAGGTAGATATGCATACTCATTACCTCAAAGCGATATAAAAACAGATTCAGTTGAAAGTATTCTTGATGATAAATTTATTCGTAAAAATAAAGCAGAGTTTCCTGAAGTTGCAGAATTAGATTTAGTTCGTCATTATACTGAATTATCAAATAAAAACTTTGGTGTAGATTCAGGGTTTTATCCACTCGGATCATGTACTATGAAATATAATCCTAAAATCAATGAAAAAGTTGCTCGCATACCTGGATTTGCAGAGTCACATCCTTTACAAGAAGAAGAGCAAGTTCAAGGTTCTTTAGAAATTGTGTATAGTTTACAAGAAGAACTTAAAGAAATTACTGGTATGGATGAAGTTACATTACAACCAGCTGCAGGTGCTCATGGTGAGTGGACTGCTTTAATGATTTTCAAAGCGTATCACTTAGATAATGGTGAAGGTCATCGTGATGAAGTTATTGTTCCTGACTCAGCTCATGGTACAAACCCTGCATCTGCGTCGTTTGCTGGTTTTAAAGCTGTTACAGTTAAATCAAATGAACGTGGTGAAGTTGATATTGAAGACTTAAAACGCGTTGTTAATGAAAATACTGCTGCAATTATGTTAACTAATCCTAACACTTTAGGTATTTTCGAGAAAAACATCATGGAAATCCGTGAAATTGTACATGAAGCAGGCGGATTATTATACTATGACGGTGCAAACTTAAATGCCATTATGGATAAAGTACGTCCTGGAGATATGGGATTTGATGCGGTTCATTTAAACTTACACAAAACATTCACTGGTCCTCACGGTGGCGGTGGTCCAGGTTCAGGTCCAGTTGGTGTAAAAAAAGAATTAGCTAGTTATTTACCAAAACCAATGGTAATCAAAGATGGAGATACTTTTAAATACGATAATGATATTAAAAACTCAATTGGACGTGTAAAACCATTCTACGGTAATTTTGGTATTTACTTAAGAGCATACACATATATAAGAACTATGGGTGCTGAAGGTTTAAGAGAGGTTTCTGAAGCAGCAGTTCTTAATGCTAATTATATTAAAGCTAGCTTAAAAGACCACTATGAAATTCCATATGAGCAATATTGTAAACATGAATTCGTATTAAGTGGTTCTAAACAAAAAGAACATGGAGTCCGTACCTTAGATATGGCAAAACGTTTATTAGACTTTGGTGTTCATCCACCAACAATTTATTTCCCACTTAACGTTGAGGAAGGTATGATGATTGAACCAACTGAAACAGAATCTAAAGAAACGTTAGATTACTTTATCGATGCTATGATTCAAATTGCTGAAGAAGCTAAAAATGATCCAGATAAAGTATTAGAAGCACCACATAGTACAATAATTGATAGATTAGATGAAACTACCGCAGCGCGTAAACCTGTTTTAAAATTTGATAATCTACATGAAGAAAAAGAATAA